Proteins found in one Candidatus Latescibacterota bacterium genomic segment:
- a CDS encoding glucose-1-phosphate thymidylyltransferase — protein MKALVLSGGEGTRLRPITHTGAKQLVPVANKPILFYVIENIVDAGITDIGIVVSPEKELTIRTAVEAVNFDAKFTWIVQEHPGGLAHAVKISQKFLGESSFVMYLGDNLLQSGISHMVEAFQDPHNKAQAAILLKEVDNPESFGVALLGPDGKVVLLEEKPKKPQSNLALVGVYLFKSYIHDIIDELKPSARGELEITDAIQQLITEGAVVESSTLHGWWLDTGKKEDLLTANLIVLDDRAKLDLQGTWISSVAHGRVAVAKTARVVNSVLYGPCVVGEGAVIDGCVIRPYTSVGERCYLRNVHIQNTVLMGDNTLRDVRDLDASLFAKGVSLIGSGTAVKVRASLGEDSEVELL, from the coding sequence ATGAAAGCTCTAGTGCTGAGCGGCGGCGAAGGAACACGTCTTAGACCTATTACGCATACTGGTGCAAAGCAATTAGTCCCAGTAGCGAATAAGCCTATTTTGTTTTATGTGATAGAAAACATAGTCGATGCAGGTATTACAGATATAGGAATTGTCGTGTCTCCTGAGAAGGAGTTGACAATTCGTACGGCCGTAGAGGCTGTTAATTTTGATGCTAAGTTCACTTGGATAGTACAAGAACATCCAGGCGGGTTGGCTCATGCTGTGAAGATTTCCCAAAAGTTCCTTGGGGAGTCTTCTTTTGTTATGTACTTAGGGGACAACCTGTTGCAGAGTGGTATCAGCCATATGGTAGAGGCCTTTCAAGATCCACACAACAAAGCACAAGCTGCTATCCTGCTTAAAGAGGTCGATAATCCAGAGTCTTTCGGCGTGGCATTGCTTGGTCCTGATGGTAAGGTTGTACTGTTGGAAGAAAAACCAAAGAAACCGCAATCCAATCTGGCCTTGGTTGGTGTGTACTTGTTCAAATCCTACATTCATGACATTATTGACGAACTAAAACCTTCGGCGAGAGGTGAACTGGAAATTACGGACGCTATTCAGCAACTGATCACGGAGGGAGCTGTTGTTGAAAGTAGTACCTTGCATGGATGGTGGCTGGATACAGGCAAAAAAGAGGACCTGTTAACGGCTAACTTGATTGTCCTGGATGACAGAGCGAAGTTGGATCTTCAAGGAACGTGGATCTCTTCTGTAGCTCATGGACGAGTGGCGGTGGCCAAAACAGCTCGCGTAGTAAATTCTGTTCTGTACGGCCCATGTGTGGTAGGAGAAGGGGCCGTGATAGATGGTTGTGTTATTAGACCTTACACCAGTGTAGGTGAGCGGTGTTACCTGCGAAATGTTCACATCCAAAATACAGTACTTATGGGAGACAACACCTTACGAGACGTGCGTGATTTGGATGCTAGTTTGTTCGCTAAAGGTGTGTCGCTGATCGGTTCAGGTACGGCGGTCAAAGTGCGGGCGTCGTTAGGAGAGGATTCGGAGGTGGAATTGTTATGA
- a CDS encoding FdtA/QdtA family cupin domain-containing protein: protein MSLTDISGVYVNQLPVTADDRGSLMEIFRTDELPELYPPMAYLSVTLPNRSRGPHEHVSQTDIFVFLGPADVLLWDNRPDSETYGMHRILLDTAPGTQVIVPPGVVHAYRNRGPDSVMIANAPTSLYAGYGRNEDVDEIRHEDDEDSPFSFGSSHE from the coding sequence ATGAGCCTAACTGATATTAGTGGAGTGTATGTGAATCAGCTTCCGGTGACTGCAGATGATAGAGGTAGCCTGATGGAGATTTTCAGGACAGACGAATTGCCTGAGCTGTACCCACCTATGGCTTATCTGTCGGTTACGCTGCCCAATCGTTCACGCGGGCCTCACGAGCATGTAAGTCAGACAGATATTTTTGTATTCCTCGGTCCTGCTGACGTATTGCTATGGGACAACAGGCCTGACAGTGAAACGTACGGGATGCATAGAATATTGCTTGACACAGCGCCAGGTACTCAAGTAATAGTCCCACCTGGAGTGGTCCATGCTTACCGGAACCGTGGCCCCGACTCCGTGATGATTGCGAATGCTCCGACGTCCTTGTATGCAGGTTACGGTCGTAACGAGGATGTCGATGAAATTCGACACGAGGACGACGAAGACTCTCCTTTCAGTTTTGGATCAAGTCATGAGTAG
- the rfbD gene encoding dTDP-4-dehydrorhamnose reductase, whose translation MKVIILGAGGMLGTQLVAELYGSEGIELKAYPRELLDIREEHAVSLLVKDCDVVINATAYTDVDGCEDEMPQAFEINGWALRTLGRITEDRGIRVIHYSTDFVFDGKRMAAPWNEQSVPDPVNAYGSSKLLGEQELQDSNPNHLIIRTQGLFGFAGQNFIGTMVRRALQEQHTQVVTDQIGKVTDVQDLAIFTASMLAQPHRTGLLHFANSGVCSKYDVAHSVFNAAGKGEYLQACLTEDFPTRAVRPAWSPLSSVFRMPEPLYVIKSGRERVLEYVETCLLEGGLSDEPN comes from the coding sequence ATGAAAGTAATCATTCTAGGAGCGGGCGGTATGTTGGGAACTCAGCTGGTTGCTGAGCTGTATGGGAGTGAGGGCATAGAATTGAAAGCCTATCCTAGGGAGCTCTTAGATATTAGAGAAGAACACGCAGTATCACTCCTGGTAAAAGATTGCGACGTTGTGATTAACGCTACTGCGTATACAGATGTGGATGGGTGTGAGGATGAGATGCCGCAAGCATTCGAAATCAACGGCTGGGCATTACGGACTCTTGGACGTATTACAGAGGACCGAGGAATACGGGTGATCCACTACAGTACAGATTTTGTGTTCGATGGCAAGAGAATGGCTGCCCCCTGGAATGAGCAGTCTGTACCGGACCCAGTGAATGCCTATGGTTCCTCTAAGCTGTTAGGAGAACAGGAGTTACAGGACTCCAACCCAAACCATCTTATCATTCGTACTCAAGGATTGTTTGGGTTCGCTGGACAGAATTTCATTGGGACAATGGTACGTCGCGCATTACAAGAGCAGCATACTCAAGTAGTGACTGATCAGATCGGCAAGGTTACAGATGTGCAGGATCTCGCAATCTTTACTGCTAGTATGCTGGCACAGCCACACAGAACTGGGTTGTTGCATTTTGCAAATTCAGGAGTATGCTCGAAATACGACGTAGCACATTCAGTGTTCAATGCCGCTGGAAAAGGAGAATACTTACAGGCGTGTCTTACAGAAGATTTTCCTACTCGAGCCGTTAGACCTGCTTGGTCGCCTTTGTCTTCGGTGTTCAGAATGCCGGAGCCGCTGTATGTGATTAAGAGTGGACGGGAACGTGTACTGGAGTACGTAGAAACTTGCCTATTAGAAGGAGGATTATCAGATGAGCCTAACTGA
- the rfbB gene encoding dTDP-glucose 4,6-dehydratase: MRTWLVTGAAGFIGSNFLWRVIQRNVAEGDFDAKVVLLDSLTYAGHESTFEEQAKVLGKGHFVFCKGDICDAGLVANLMQTHNVSSVVNFAAESHVDRSILGAAPFVQTNVVGTSVLLGCFLEHLDKGVDAEDPRFLQISTDEVYGSLDSFDPPFTETTLLHPNSPYSASKVGADMLVSAFHETHGLPTLITRCSNNYGPYQMPEKLIPLIIAKIHADEQIPVYGDGMNVRDWIHVADHTEALMRVMERGRVGEVYNIGAEQESTNLEIVRALLQLADKPDSLIEFVEDRKGHDFRYAIDNTKIRQDTGWRPRTAIMAGLEETYMWYVNNPMWWRPLLKQAAL; encoded by the coding sequence ATGAGAACATGGCTAGTTACAGGAGCGGCGGGATTCATAGGTTCGAACTTCTTGTGGCGTGTTATACAGCGTAACGTGGCAGAGGGTGATTTTGATGCGAAGGTGGTGCTGTTGGATTCGCTAACCTATGCAGGGCACGAGTCTACATTCGAAGAGCAGGCCAAGGTGCTGGGCAAGGGACACTTTGTGTTCTGTAAGGGGGACATCTGTGATGCCGGTCTAGTGGCGAACCTCATGCAGACACATAACGTTTCGTCTGTGGTGAACTTTGCGGCCGAGTCTCACGTTGATCGCTCAATTTTAGGCGCTGCACCGTTCGTACAGACAAACGTAGTAGGAACGTCAGTACTGTTGGGCTGCTTCCTAGAACACCTAGACAAAGGAGTAGATGCGGAGGACCCCAGATTCCTGCAGATCTCTACTGATGAAGTGTATGGTTCATTGGATTCGTTTGATCCGCCGTTTACGGAAACAACGCTGTTACACCCTAACAGTCCATACTCGGCTAGTAAGGTAGGAGCTGATATGCTGGTCTCGGCTTTCCACGAGACACATGGACTGCCAACACTGATTACAAGATGTTCTAATAACTACGGTCCGTACCAGATGCCGGAGAAATTGATTCCTCTGATTATCGCTAAGATACACGCAGATGAGCAAATTCCTGTGTACGGAGATGGTATGAATGTCCGTGACTGGATCCACGTGGCTGATCATACTGAAGCGCTTATGAGAGTGATGGAACGAGGACGTGTAGGTGAGGTGTACAACATAGGTGCCGAACAAGAAAGTACAAATCTAGAGATAGTTCGTGCGTTGTTGCAGTTAGCCGACAAACCTGACAGCTTAATCGAGTTCGTCGAGGATCGTAAGGGGCATGATTTTCGATATGCGATCGACAACACTAAGATCCGACAGGACACCGGCTGGAGACCTCGTACCGCTATCATGGCCGGTCTAGAAGAGACATACATGTGGTATGTTAACAACCCCATGTGGTGGCGCCCACTGCTCAAGCAGGCTGCTCTATGA